GTAGAAAATCGACAGAAGGAAAAAGCGTTTTTCAAAAAGATAGAAGCTGAATTATTCAGTTCTGATTCCTTACAAAAAAATGCGCCCAAATCCTATCTCTATCCGATTTTAGTTAAGCATCTGAATGAAGGACGAGCTGATCAAATCCACCTTTTCTCAGACCTCAAAGAGAACAGCTTCATTAACCTTTACCATTTTAACAGTTTGGAGTTTCAACGAAATTATAAAGCGATAAAATCAGCTTTTGAAGCCGTAGAGCTAAAAGATGGAAATACTAAAGTATATCTGTATTACAAAGTTCAGAATTACGAAGATGGAATCTATTACGGTCTGTTAATTAAGTTGTATGAAGCCTTACTTCTCCCTAAAGGATACGAAGTCCATATCGGAAACATTAACCCTTTAATACGCTAAGCAATGGAAACTATCATCAGCATCGTTAAAGCGGTTTTCAAATTACTCATGCAAATACTCCTTTTGGGAGTGTTTGCTATCAGTAAACTAGCCGAAGGACTTTTTGCAAGTCTCAACGAAATCATCAATCAACAACTTAAAAACAAGTGAATTTATGATCAATAAACGAAACATATACTACCGATACATTCGGAGAAAGTTAAGAGCGTTCTATAGAGCAACAGCTCCACTTCGAAAGGCAGGATTCGACATGTTAGCCGATTTGGGCGAGATGATAGAAATAGCCTTAGAAAACCTTGAAGATTTATTAATAACCAAATCCGACAAATTAGAAGCTGGTTTTGGAAAAGCTCATAAGCTTATACGTAAGAAACATCGAGGGTTTGTATTGGATGGGAAAAGAGCTTTGACGGTGAAAAGAAGCCAAGAAAATGTTATGTGCGTATCTCCTAGTGGTGGAGGGAAATCCACAACGATAATTTTTCCGAGTATTTTATGTTGTCCACACTCTATGATAGTTAACGACAATTCAGGTGAATTGTCTCAGAGTGAAAACTACCTTCTAAGTAAGGGTTTTGTTGTAAAATATCTTGATTTTGGTAATCCTGAAAAATCACTTTTCTACAATCCCTTAAAGCGTATTTGTTCCAGTTCCGATATAGCCAAGGTAAGCTCCATGCTTGTGAGAACCTCAAACGAAAAGTCTGATTTTTGGACATTAAAGTCTGAAGAATTAATTTCTATTTGTATTGAATACCTTACTGAAAACGAATCACAGATATATCGAAATCTAGCAAACGTATATTATTTACTTGAGCACCTACAAAGTGAACCAGAAACTATCCGAACATTATTTAAGGAAAATGCTACAGAAACACTACAGAGAAAACTTGAAGGGATTCTAAAAAATAGTGAGAACACAAGAGCTTCTATCATCAGTTCAGCACTTGCTAGCTTGAATTTTATTGGAAATGATAAAGAGCTACAGAATTTAACCTGTGTCGATACCATAGATTTTGATTCTTTTAGAAGACAAAAAACCGCTCTTTTTATAAGATGTCCACTTGGAAATACGGCGTATTACCAAAAGATTATTTCGATATTTTTTGAACAATTCTTCTCTTCGGTATTTAACAAAGCTTTACCAAGCGATGAAGATTTACCTATCTCAATCATCGCAGATGAACTTGGTTCGATGTACTTACCAAACCTGGCCTCCATTATTTCTAACGCGAGGAAGTTCCTTATACCCATATTAGGTGTACTACAGTCTGAAAATCAAATTTTTGAGAATTACGGTTCTTTTAATGCAAAGACGATACTCAATAACGCAGGTGTGAAAGTGTATTTCACAGGACTTACTGATGAGAGTGAAAACCTTTCTAAAATTCTTGGTGAATACGAATACGAAGATGAAAAAGGCATGACTCGTACAAGGCGATTAATGACCGCTGATGAAATACGAACAATGCCTAAAAACCAAGTTCTAATCATACCGAGTGGAGGAAAACCTCTTAAGGTAAAAACGACACCTTATTACAAACAAAGATGGATGGTGGAAGCATTGAATATGAAAGCAGAAACAAATCTTGGACATGAAAATCCAAAACCATCATTTACCTATACTGCTGTTTACTTAGACCTATCCACTTTCAAAAAGAAATATAATCCAAAACAAGAAGAAAAAATCATTAACGTAAAATTTCCGAAATATGGAGAATAAGAATCAAAAAATCCAACCTCAACACTTTGCTTCCGTGTATGATTATTTAGAAGCTTTAGGTGTATTAGAATTTGGAGACCATCAAGACATTCAAGAGGCTAAAAGCTTCTATTGGAGCTCTTATAGAAAAAGAAGAAAAGAGGACTTTGACAAGAAGAATAAATCGATATCCATTAGCTTCAAATTAGATGATTATTTCAGATTAAAGAAAGATGCTGAATCATTTAAAATGCCTTTATCGAAATATCTCAAGGAGCAAATTTTTAACAAGGGTACTAATACAAGTGAAATTGAACTTCTACTTCTTGATCTAATCGTAGAGCTTGAAGACGAGGAAATTTCCCAAGATCTTATTGTTAAGCGATTGGAAATACTCCTTCAAAAACTTCAAGCATGATTATCAAATCCAAGTCACATAAGGGGAGGAATGCTTTTAAAACCGTCATTGAGTATATGTTTAAAGAAGACCACAATGCTGAGTTTGTATATAAAAAACTACTTCGTACTCAAGATAAAGAATCTTGGGTTCGACAGTATGAAGCTTGTGAGGGAAATAGGCAAATCAAACGTAGCAATGGGATCAAATTACATCATGAGATTATGAGTTTTAATCCAAAAGATACTGAATCCATTTCTCGAGTTATGCTAAAGGATTTTGCAAAGAAATATGTTCAATTACGAAATCCAAAAGCCCTTTCTCTTGTTGTGGCTCATTTCGAGAAAAATCATGTCCATTTACATTTCTGTTTTTCTGCAATTGATTATGGAACTGGGAAATCAAACAGACTTTCGAGAAAGGAATTTTCAGAGGTAAAACAGAATATTCAAAAATACCAATTGGATAAATATCCTGAGCTGGAGCATTCACTTGTGAATCATTCAAAGTCGAAAAAGAAAACCAAAATTTCGGAAAAAGAAATGCAGATGAGATTACGAATAGGAGAAGTTTCTGAAAAAGAACAGCTCTACTACAAGGTGCAAAGTATTTTCCATGCTTCTCCAGATATTCCAAGTTTTGTTCATACGCTAAAACATAACGGAATTGAACCATACATAAGAAATGGAAAGCTGACGGGAATACATTATGGAAACAGGAAATATCGCTTTAAAACGCTAGGCATAAAAGAAGATATGATTCTTGAAAAAAGTAGAATAAAAAGCAAAAAAAGAAATCAAGAATTAAATCGCTAAGACGTATTCAACAATATAGGCAGGGCCTAAGTATTCAAGTCCGTATTATAGGCAGGAAATATAAAAATCGCTACCACAATTTAGACACTAAACTTACCTTGCAAACGCTGTAAAACCTGAAAAACATGGCAAAAAACAACATATTATTCGAAAACCAAGATAAAGAGCGTTTACGACTTTCTGATGAGCATCTTTTAGTAGAAGTATTCGGAGGTGTCCATTTGGATAACCTCGATAGTTTATCAGTCACCTTAAAGATATCCAAAAAGAAATCTCGTGTACCAGCTATCAGAACATCCATAGACCTATATCGAGCTGATTCGGTAGATTTACTGCTAACGAATTTATGTCAGCGATTTGAGATTGGGTTTAGCGATACTCAAAATTTCTTTGCGGAGATAACAAACATTCTCGAAGAATATCGCTTTAGTGAAATCAGAAACAAACAAAGCTTTATATCTCAAAAAGGACTTTCTTTACCCATCCAAAAAAAGACAGAAAAAATCCTTAACCAAAAGAATCTCACTGAGCTTATTCAAAAAGAACTTACCAAGGCTGGTATTTGTGCCAACCAAGATGAAGCACTTCTTATTTACCTATCGGTAGCATCTCGGAAAATGCCAAAACCTTTATCGATTTGTTTTTTAGATAATGGACAATTAAGTCAATTACTCTTTGAAAAGATGCAATACTGTTTGCCGAGTAGCGAAACCTTATTTCCAAGCAGTATTTCCTCCCAAGCCCTGTTTTATTTTTCCCGTGATGAGTTGCATCAAAAAGCCCTGTTTTTATCCAATATAGGAACTAAAGAAGAATTACATACTCAACTGAATGAGCTTATTCGAAAGGGACGATTGCAAAAAGTCGTTTCTTTAAAGAATCATAAAACAGGAATCCCTTTTGTGATGAGCCCTGAAATAAATGGTCCCGTAGCACTGTGTGCCAGTAGTAAAAAGAAATACGCCCATAAGATAAATGCTCTTCCTTTTTTGTCCTATCCATTACATGAAGATGAGGAGGAATTAAACGCTTGGCACGAGCAAGAAAAAAGAATGTTTGCTGGACTGATAGATTCTGATAAGCAAATGGAAACCCAAGAGCTTTTAAAAACCATACAGCTAAGCTTAGAAGAGTTTTCGGTGATTAATCCTTATGCTTTAGATATTTTCCTACCCAAACATCTTGAGAATAATCGAAAACTCCTTTACCAGCTTTTACAACTTAGCTCAACCATCACTTTTATCCATCAAAAAAATAGAGTCAATGAAAATGGAGTTTTACAAACTCAACTTTCCGATCTTGAAATAGCGCTGAATCTTTTTAGGCCACTGCTTGAAAAGAAAAATAAACTAATAGAATCATCCGCTTTGGAGCGATTTTATGAGTGGTTAAAGGAATTTTCTCATCAGAGAGAATACTTCAAAATATTTGAACTGCTTCAGGAAAATCCTGAGCTCAGAAGAAGAAATGTAAACCGATATCTAAAAGAACTTATGGAAGTTGGACTTCTTGAGATTAAAGGAGGGAAAAAACAAACGGGATATCAATATGCCTTATTGGATTATCATCCTAAAAATCCAAAACCACTTCAAGAAACTTTTGAAGAGTATAAAAATCGATTAGTAAACAAACTTAGCCAAAAAGAGGAAACAGCAAAACAGTAGGACATTGTAGGTAGACTGTAGGACAATAACTCCTTTGTCCTACGATAAGCCCTAGTAAACTATAGAAAAACACGGTGTAGGACACACAAATTAAAATCCATAAAGACCAAAAACATGAACAAGGCTTACTCATCAAATATACTTAAAAGCAAGGCATTTCGATATGTTTTATCGGATTTTAGTTCTTGGCTGTCTGTCCTTGGATATTCATCGAGTACCGTCTATCAGTTACCACTTTTGGTTAAAGAATTTCTTGAGTTCTTAGAAAGTATTCATAAAAACGAACTTTCCGCTATCAATCAAAAACACATCGAATATTACTATCGAAATATCCTCCAGAAAAGGG
This region of Flavobacteriales bacterium genomic DNA includes:
- a CDS encoding type IV secretory system conjugative DNA transfer family protein, yielding MINKRNIYYRYIRRKLRAFYRATAPLRKAGFDMLADLGEMIEIALENLEDLLITKSDKLEAGFGKAHKLIRKKHRGFVLDGKRALTVKRSQENVMCVSPSGGGKSTTIIFPSILCCPHSMIVNDNSGELSQSENYLLSKGFVVKYLDFGNPEKSLFYNPLKRICSSSDIAKVSSMLVRTSNEKSDFWTLKSEELISICIEYLTENESQIYRNLANVYYLLEHLQSEPETIRTLFKENATETLQRKLEGILKNSENTRASIISSALASLNFIGNDKELQNLTCVDTIDFDSFRRQKTALFIRCPLGNTAYYQKIISIFFEQFFSSVFNKALPSDEDLPISIIADELGSMYLPNLASIISNARKFLIPILGVLQSENQIFENYGSFNAKTILNNAGVKVYFTGLTDESENLSKILGEYEYEDEKGMTRTRRLMTADEIRTMPKNQVLIIPSGGKPLKVKTTPYYKQRWMVEALNMKAETNLGHENPKPSFTYTAVYLDLSTFKKKYNPKQEEKIINVKFPKYGE
- a CDS encoding relaxase/mobilization nuclease domain-containing protein, with product MIIKSKSHKGRNAFKTVIEYMFKEDHNAEFVYKKLLRTQDKESWVRQYEACEGNRQIKRSNGIKLHHEIMSFNPKDTESISRVMLKDFAKKYVQLRNPKALSLVVAHFEKNHVHLHFCFSAIDYGTGKSNRLSRKEFSEVKQNIQKYQLDKYPELEHSLVNHSKSKKKTKISEKEMQMRLRIGEVSEKEQLYYKVQSIFHASPDIPSFVHTLKHNGIEPYIRNGKLTGIHYGNRKYRFKTLGIKEDMILEKSRIKSKKRNQELNR